A single region of the Acidobacteriota bacterium genome encodes:
- the ggt gene encoding gamma-glutamyltransferase, whose product MSRLATRASRPLSRSLIAGCLAPALLLGLACRGGETAVGTTAPVPDWSLDGQARAAEGRHGMVVSGHGLASVAGARILERGGNAVDAAVAVGFALAAVLPAAGNIGGGGFLVHRSSEGEVRALDYREKAPGAATRDMFLDDDGDVTESAVIGHLAAGVPGSVAGLWEMHREYGSLPWSDLVAPAIELARGHEVDEVRSRSLESAAPRLSRFPASALQFLVDGEAPPPGAMLEQPDLAATLSAIAEHGPDGFYRGRVADLIVAEMANGGGLISHQDLLDYEPVWREPVEVEYRGHTIYSMPPVSSGGLTLGLILNALEGWDPLPPFGSAELIHLEAETMRLAFRDRNTLLGDPDFVDIPRAQFESQDYADGLRSRIDPERALPLPPIEVAPPAESTETTHYSVVDRWGNAASVTTTINSGFGNAVTVTGAGFLLNNEMDDFAAAPGQPNQFGLVEGENNSIVPGKRMMSSMTPSIVLDPSGELMMVVGTPGGPTIITTVYHVISNTIDHGMTLQEAVESPRVHHQAWPDQVFYEEGGLSAEALEGLAARGHELFERGLSGDVSAIRVEGSSLLGVADPRRGGDVSAPRGDAPAGG is encoded by the coding sequence ATGAGCCGGCTCGCGACCAGGGCCTCGCGTCCGCTCTCTCGCAGCTTGATTGCCGGCTGCCTTGCCCCCGCGCTCCTGCTCGGACTCGCCTGCCGGGGGGGAGAAACGGCAGTCGGGACGACCGCGCCGGTCCCGGACTGGAGTCTCGACGGCCAGGCGAGAGCGGCGGAAGGGCGGCATGGGATGGTGGTGAGCGGCCACGGTCTGGCTTCTGTAGCCGGCGCCCGGATCCTGGAGCGGGGCGGCAACGCGGTCGACGCCGCCGTCGCCGTCGGGTTTGCCCTGGCGGCCGTCCTGCCGGCTGCCGGCAACATCGGCGGCGGAGGCTTCCTGGTCCACCGGTCGAGCGAGGGCGAAGTGCGGGCGCTCGATTACCGCGAGAAGGCGCCTGGCGCCGCTACTCGCGACATGTTTCTGGACGACGACGGCGATGTCACGGAGAGCGCGGTGATCGGACACCTGGCAGCCGGCGTTCCGGGCTCCGTCGCCGGCCTGTGGGAGATGCACCGGGAGTACGGTTCGTTGCCGTGGTCCGACCTGGTGGCGCCGGCGATCGAGTTGGCGCGCGGTCACGAGGTCGATGAGGTGCGATCGCGGAGTCTCGAATCCGCGGCGCCGCGGCTCAGCCGGTTCCCGGCGAGCGCTCTGCAGTTCCTGGTCGACGGCGAGGCGCCGCCGCCAGGCGCGATGCTGGAGCAGCCGGACCTCGCCGCCACGCTCTCGGCGATCGCGGAACACGGCCCGGACGGCTTCTACCGGGGTCGGGTCGCCGACCTGATCGTCGCCGAGATGGCGAACGGCGGCGGACTCATCTCGCACCAGGATCTTCTGGACTACGAACCGGTGTGGCGCGAGCCGGTCGAGGTCGAGTACCGCGGCCACACGATCTACTCGATGCCGCCGGTTTCTTCTGGCGGCCTGACCCTGGGTCTGATCCTCAACGCGTTGGAAGGCTGGGATCCGCTGCCTCCGTTCGGGAGCGCCGAGTTGATCCATCTGGAGGCCGAGACGATGCGGCTCGCGTTCAGGGACCGCAACACCCTCCTGGGCGATCCGGACTTCGTCGACATTCCGCGCGCGCAGTTCGAGTCCCAGGACTATGCGGACGGGTTGCGGTCCCGGATCGATCCGGAGCGGGCGCTGCCGTTGCCGCCGATTGAGGTCGCGCCTCCTGCCGAGAGCACCGAGACGACCCACTACTCCGTGGTCGACCGCTGGGGCAACGCGGCGTCGGTCACGACGACGATCAATAGCGGTTTCGGCAACGCGGTCACCGTCACCGGCGCCGGGTTCCTGCTGAACAACGAGATGGACGATTTCGCCGCAGCGCCGGGCCAGCCGAACCAGTTCGGGCTCGTCGAGGGCGAGAACAACTCGATCGTCCCGGGCAAGCGGATGATGTCGTCCATGACGCCGAGCATCGTGCTGGATCCTTCGGGTGAGTTGATGATGGTCGTCGGTACGCCTGGTGGCCCGACGATCATCACGACCGTCTACCACGTGATCTCGAACACGATCGATCACGGCATGACCCTGCAGGAGGCGGTGGAGAGTCCGCGGGTGCATCATCAGGCCTGGCCGGACCAGGTGTTCTACGAGGAAGGCGGTCTTTCCGCCGAGGCGCTCGAGGGACTGGCCGCGCGAGGCCATGAGCTCTTCGAGCGGGGCCTGAGCGGCGACGTGTCAGCCATCCGGGTGGAGGGATCGAGCCTGCTCGGCGTGGCGGATCCGCGCCGGGGCGGCGATGTCAGCGCACCAAGAGGAGACGCGCCCGCGGGCGGGTAG